In Setaria viridis chromosome 5, Setaria_viridis_v4.0, whole genome shotgun sequence, the genomic stretch ATTGCCAATGTAGCACAGCCCAATGAGGGGCGTGATTGCCAGATGCAatggttaaaaaaaatcatctaagAAATCCAAGCATCTTAGATATGTTTTCTTACCTGGTGGCGGTATACAATATATGCAAACCCAAAGAATATCAATATGAAAGGGAGCAAAAATGGTGTCACCGCAGCATAGACAAGACCAAGTAAGAAATAGAGCTGAATTTGAGGTTCACTTGAGTCAAAACCAATACTTCCAGGGTCCATTGCCTCTTCCCTATCTTTCTCAGTCTTGACCAAGAAAAAGTTTTTCAAGTGAAAGATTACCAGTGGCTTCAATCTTAATATTTCACCAGCGACCCCAGCCCAACCATCAACCATTACATATGTTATAAAAAAGGTTGCCTTCATTGGAATTGCTTCACCAACTGTCCTTGGTATTCTGCAAAAGAGGCAAATTAGATACTAGGAATAAAAGCATACACAGTTTAACAGGAGAAAATATGGAATGAAAGGGGTTCAAATACAACCTTTTAATATCAAGATGTTCAAACTAATACCAGGTAACAAAGGAGAATACACTGAAAAATAGCATGCCGATAAAATAATTTCATAACGGAGGAAAGTGAATATATGAATAGTTTTAGGGGTATTCTCTCCATCCAAAGTCCTTACCATGAGCATTAAAAGTACAAGTATATATGGCAAACATATTAAACTGTAGATCCTGCAGCATCGTGCAACATTTGTAGTACAGGCATATCCAACATACCCAGTCAAACATACCGTAATTTTGCTGTCACAGCTCCGGAAAGATACTTTCACCTATGTGCTATGTCCAAAGGCAAACACATTGTTTTAATAGCTACTTCAGGTAAGGGTTGACCACTGTTTCATATGTTATTGATGAACACATATTTCTAGCTTAAGCACAATTATTTCAATAGTACGATCATTTCATCAAGCCAAACTGTAAATGATGAATTTTTTGTCAACATGTAATTACTCTCTccattccttcttttttttgtaaGGCGCTCACAACCCAAGATTCAAACTATATACAAATTTGGCATCATTAGATTCatatttgaaaatatttttatatgatGTAAATTCCATGGTTATGAACAATATAATGTAGAGTTACTAATGGTCAGAGTGTGGTGTTGGAGACCGCACTGGGTCAAACCACGCcttacaaaaagaaaaggagggagtatGTTATTGCATCTATATCAGTACATACAAAGACGACAATGATAAATGGTGCAGCATAAAGGATTAACAATATGAGAAGGACATACTCATTTGCTGATTGATGTATATAGGTTTTTAGCTGCTCTAAAGCAGATCCTGCAATAATGCTTGCCAGAAACACATTGAAGAATATGAAGATATAGTATTTGGATGCAGATCTTCTCTCCAGTGAAGATATTGATGTCAATCCTTCAACCTTAGACATAAACATTAATATGCTTGGGAGTAATATAAGGAAGATCTTCAGAGCAATTCCAGGAAGGAAACCTTGGATGAATGATTTAATAGTAGGTCTGAGAAAAAACAGTTGATGTAAAAGGTTTAAGAGATCAGGAAAATGCCCACATAACAATGCACAAGAAATAGAGGAATGGGTATACAAATTTGGTACTGAAAATTAACTTTATGccagtaatatatatatattcctgTTAAATCAATTAGTCAGTTAGATGACAATGTATGCAGCAGCAGTGACCTAAATGGCACACCTAAATAAGTTTGGGATGTCATGTCATTTTTTGGTTTCACTTAACTCATGGTTGGAACTTGAAAAAAGTGGCATAAATAAGTTCAGAAACTATCAACCTTTAAACTGACCTTTTCAGATTTAAGTGGCATACACAAGTTATGAATAGTAAAAGCACACGTGTAAACGCTTAAGTGATAGCTTGGATTTCCTTATAGTGTGAGCAAAATATCTTGTCACCATGGCAACAACGGAAACTAATACAAACACGTTGTGATGGGAATTCAAGTACTCGGCACATGAATATAAAACATCACAACAAACCCGCACCAGAACTGTACACCTCAGCATAGCTACAGGAGCAGAGCAAAGTATCCCATGGTTCCTGGGCTAACCACATTTACATGCCACACTATTTTCATTTGGTAATAGAAACTAGCTGTTTAATTGGATCAGTCTGTCTTTTTTTCCCCCATGTACAGTTCTCAAATGTTTTTGATAAGAAAAAAACTGCTCTATATAGTGTGTACTTCAAAATGTAGGTTTAACATTGGACATTGATTGTTACATCATTTTGCAACAGTTCTTATTCTCAAACACCAGTGCAGTCATATTTGCCATCATCCATAGCAGAGTTATGATCAGCTTCTCTAGTACAATTAATTATCGCAGTgctgtttttttccctttttaacAAAAGGTCACTCTATGTAAGATAGTGAACATAGAGCTATGACATATTTATATAGATCCAACACAATGGAAGTTTAAAACCAATGGCATACTACTACAGTAGGACTGAAAACAAAACATTTGTGGAGAAGCAATAGCAATTAGACGTACATTTCAATGAGAGGCTTCAGAAATGGAACTGCCTTCTCGATCCCTTCAAGATTTGCAAGAGACTGAACAAATGCTATTGGGATCACATAAAAGAAGTTCAGGAAGAAGAATGCCACTGCCACAATCAACCTTCGAATTGTAAGGGAGACAAATGGAATAGACAAATTATCCCAGTACACATCGCGAGGTTCTGGAGCCCATTCAGTCAACCAAACAGTTGGATTACTGGTTTGTTGTGTCTGAGCACAAACTGCCGCACCCCAACGTGATCGGAAGGAAACAAATGCTGCTGGGACGACTGATTTAGGATCCTTTACAATCTTTTCACGCTCTTCTGCTTCCTAAATATCATTTACacgaggtggtaaatctgaCAGTTTGTGAAAGTTATCATTgttttaaaagaaaaggaactgTAACATTGTGGAATACAAATATATAACTGATAGTCCTATCAAAATTTGATTTTCCATTGCATGCAAAATACCTACCTTAAAAAATACCACTTCAGTAGCACATTTCGTGTCACTAAAAAACCTAAGACTCTACTTAAGAGAAAAAGATATGCACAGCCAACTATACTTATCTGAATGAGCGTTTGAAATATAGGAGGAAGTCCATGTTTGACCTCTAACTATCACTAGAGACCAATTTTGGCCCTCAGACTCCAAGACCGAATATCTTCGGCACCCCAACTGTCAAAACTGTTTATTTTTCACCCATTGCCGGTTTCAAAGGTGGTTTTGCCTGGTTTTGCGTCACCTGCCATGCTGTCTATCATCGCCACATCAGCAccatttcctccttttcttccacCCCTTTCTCTCCCGTGGTTGAGAGATGTTGCTCTCATTCGTCGATGGACTAGAGAACTACCCTGCTGTACCTCGATTATGATGTGGGCCCTCACACACCGCCTTGCTCCACTGTGTTACAGCGAGCACCCACCCGGCATCCGATGTCAGGCCTGCCCAAGCTGAGTTGCCGGTAAGCTACCTAGGAGCATGCAGAAGCTCATGTGCCATGTCTGTGCACGTCCAGGCAGTGCATCAAGCACGGCAGtgggcagcagcagctggcttCTGGCAGAAGGAAGTGAGGTAGTTATGAGTGGTCAGCAGGAAGAAATGAGACCTGGTTTTTCTTTAATTATTGAAAAAGGTGGCATTTGGTTAACCATGTAAATACCATGCAAGATGACATGGTGCAAAACCGGGAAAAAAACACCTTTCCCACCAAGGGTGCAAAGCAAACTGTCTTGACACAGTTAAGAGTGCCAAAGATACCCGGTTTTGGAGTTGGGAGGACTAAAATCAGACTTCGGCGACAGTTGGATGGTGAAAAATGACTTCTTTCATAGTGTGTATTTGATACACACCATCAATACCAAAGGGTTTACGACCTGACTCCATCAAACCAAATTGTAAACATCTATTTTTTTGCCGGCACAATTATAACTCAAGATGAATATTGTTCATTAAAAGATGAGCCCTCAGCAGATGGTGTGACTCACTTCATTTTCTATCCTCTCAATTTCTGATTTGTAGTATTCAATAGCATCCACCTTGGTACCAAAACAACCAAGAAAACCAGTCTGCAGCAGAGGAGAGTAATGCAAAGAATTAGAATGAAAATAAAAAGGTTCCTATTTTGATTGAAAGAGAATATATGAAAGAGAATATATGAAAGAGAAGTAAGATATGGTTTATTTTTGTGGAATAACCTTAGTGGTAGGCCTCTGAGATGCATTTCTTTCAAACTTCAGCTGATAGAAGTCAAGCCAATTCTGCATCTTTGTCTTCTCTTTCACCAATTTAGCAAGCTTATTTGCATTGTAAACAACCTAAAAAAAAGTGAATGCAGTGAAATCTTTCATAACATGGCTTGTTCTGTTTTACGGAAtaagaaaaattcaaaatacCACTTAAACTTTATGTCACAAGGAATCAAATAACATTCCATCTTAATTGGAATCAAATGTAAGAAATTTAAGTGAAGCAAACATGGAATCACCAAACCATATTACCCAGGAAGATGGTACACCGGAGAATCAATATATATAAAttggaagaagaaaataaggaTCATAATATGGATATTAATGTAAGATGTAATGATTACCTGGTGCGTCAGATAGTGATCAGGATGATTCACAAGAAAGAAATGTTCGACAAGCTCACCAATTGATTCATCTGGATCAGGCGGTATATTCCGCACAAGGACCTGAAACACTAACATTAGTTAATTACATTATACAAGTAATAATCAAAACAACAGAATCCAGTTGATATTTTTTAAGAACAAAGGAAATAAGCTCACATCTCAAAATCTATGTGAACTGAAGTAACATTGAATATCAAGTTTAATTCAGTTAAGCATCTGAATATCATTGTGCTCATGGCATAATTCAATCAATTGATATAAATCTTGTCTGTACTTCGCCTTAATCTTATGTGGCCATGTGGGAGATTGCTGAAATATCATTTTCTCTGCAAACCTGCTCACAATTGATATACAACCCATCACTAATGTATTACAAACAGTATGATGTACATCTTTCTAGCCCTTATACTACCTTAAAatcccaccccccacccccacccattTTCTCTGCGGTTGAGAAATACCCAGCCAATATTAAGTGGAGAGAGTACTGAAGCACACAATTTTTAACTATCATGCTGATTGGTTAAACACGCAAACACACAATGAACTGCATTCTGTCTATTCAGTTGAAATAGATAAAAAGGAACACAACAGGTTCACAGAGACATACCGTGAACTGGTCTGGCCTGCGTTTCTCTGATGCAAGAAAACGCAGTCTCATTTGTGCAACAATTTCATACTCACGTAATAGTACATAGCAGGTCCAAAATGTGAAAACATAAGCCATAGTCAAGTGGGCTATAAACCTTCACAAAGAGAACTGAGTCAGGACTCCTGAGCAGTCAGTGTGAACTCAAAACTACAATCCCTAATTTGAATGACAAGGTGTACCATGAAATGTAAACATTGAAAGTACTTTTAGCATCCAAACCCCTTTCTCTAAATCTAATGCTTGAGCTTCAATTATTTTTATGCGCAAAGTTGTCTTGTTTGTTCCACATTATGAACTTTGGCTCCTAAGTTGGCAATTACTCTTTCACAAGCCGCACCTTCTATCTCAGTTAACCCCAAAGTCTATGTTGTAAAACTCTGGTTGGTTTAGCTATCAAACAATGCATACAGCATGCAAAAATAATTAGCCTTTGTAGCCAACACTTCCCCCAAAGAATCGTGGTGTCATAACATGAGCTTCATACACAAATCATCAAGTGCTAACCTTTTTGATCCAACAGGTATGTTTGATATCGAAAGATTATCAACGTCGCTGTGATGGACCTTCGAGAATTCCAGAGCATCATTGGTCCAGTTAACAGGGACAAGAACAGCGAATGCTAGAATTGTGATTGGAACAAATATTTTAAGCCTGCAACGATCGAAACAAGTAAATAAGTAAAAGCTAAGTAAAAAAGGAGATGGGCAGCAATGTGAACAATAGAAACATAAAGCAAGTGGGAACAGCAAACGTTTTGATTCAATAGAAACATATCGAATTGGGTgcattcccttttcttttctccagaAGGAATCCTGGAGACTAGATATCCAATTGGCAAATTAGTAGTCTAATATAGAGTAGTTGGCATAACCAAACAGAGGAAAGACCTAGCCCTGAATTAGCCAACATAGCTAGCAACAAAGCTGGTAGCACCAGTTCATTCCTTTTGCGAAGCCTTTCAAATGTATTTTTAGTATTGCAGATTAATACAATAATTAGCGACATTATGATGTCGATTGACCATTTGTAAACCAAAAGGATGCTCTATTTACAAATATGTCTAGGCTGTCAGAAACCTCCTTTGACAGAAACTAGTAGTCAGTAATGTCCTATCTCAGGTGCAACTGGAGAGAGAAACTGATATGACAAACAAAAGCATTAAAATATGACCACAGTATATCGAATACAAATCACGTACCCAACTAAGTAAATCCGCAGATAGACAGCTGAATCAAGCCCTGCATGGCTGATCAACTCATCCTCAGGCATTTTGAGAGCAGCGGGCATCCAACTTAAGAACTTCAAGTACGACCGCATGTCCAAATTGACAAATTTCCGAACAAATGTACCCCCATGACTTGGGCTCTCTCTTGCACCTTTGAGGTACCATTTTGGGAAGTAAACCCTATCATTGATTGGCTGCAGCCGTAGGAAAGCAAATGCTAACAGGAATATTATGGCGCCCAGTATGTTGATAGCCGCAGAGAGGCCTATATCTTTAATAGTAGCCATAGTTGTCCTTTAAATAGCTTGGGAAATTCCTATAGGATTTATCTGCAAGATGTAAGGAAGAACACAATCATCAACCACTAGATAGTATGATGTCACGAGAACACACTTGTAAACAAAACCAAATATGAGAAGTGGTGAATGATGAGGTTATAGAGAACATGGCCTATCAAaggacaaacacttcacatagGGCGacttagtgtaagttgccaaaGAGTAACACAAAATCACTCTGAAACGCACAAAACAACACAAATCTGGTTTGTCTAGTTTGTAGTTAGGCATTGGACATTGGTGAACCCTTTGTAAGTAACTACAATGAATGGAACTATTCGCAAACGGTTTTGAACTTTTTGAGCACAAAGAATGTTGGCAGAAAccacaaacaaaaaaatttatatatatatatatatatatgttccaTTATACTATATGCAACTTATAAATTTATGTGTTATGAGTCATTCCTAGATATATGAAGTACTGGGCCAATTTTGACTTATTAGCACAAAAACAAGTCAACCAGTGAACAGAAGTAAAAGATAGGCATAACTAAGCCTTAAAAACATTTTGATTCGTAGTTGAACAACTGTGATTCTAAGTTTCACATGATAAAGCAAGTTTTAACTCTGGGTTGCGGACCGCACTTCTACCTGACCCAAAACAAAATGGTTTGTACCAGAGAGGCAGGAAATGAAGCCAAGATTGTGATCTGTAGCTAGTGTAAGCCAACCCTGACTCCTGTTCCTTTCCTATAGTCTATGAGATATTCAATGGATAAGTAACAAACTTCGTGCTGTGACGTGTCAACATCAAACTCAAA encodes the following:
- the LOC117857860 gene encoding calcium permeable stress-gated cation channel 1, coding for MATIKDIGLSAAINILGAIIFLLAFAFLRLQPINDRVYFPKWYLKGARESPSHGGTFVRKFVNLDMRSYLKFLSWMPAALKMPEDELISHAGLDSAVYLRIYLVGLKIFVPITILAFAVLVPVNWTNDALEFSKVHHSDVDNLSISNIPVGSKRFIAHLTMAYVFTFWTCYVLLREYEIVAQMRLRFLASEKRRPDQFTVLVRNIPPDPDESIGELVEHFFLVNHPDHYLTHQVVYNANKLAKLVKEKTKMQNWLDFYQLKFERNASQRPTTKTGFLGCFGTKVDAIEYYKSEIERIENEEAEEREKIVKDPKSVVPAAFVSFRSRWGAAVCAQTQQTSNPTVWLTEWAPEPRDVYWDNLSIPFVSLTIRRLIVAVAFFFLNFFYVIPIAFVQSLANLEGIEKAVPFLKPLIEIPTIKSFIQGFLPGIALKIFLILLPSILMFMSKVEGLTSISSLERRSASKYYIFIFFNVFLASIIAGSALEQLKTYIHQSANEIPRTVGEAIPMKATFFITYVMVDGWAGVAGEILRLKPLVIFHLKNFFLVKTEKDREEAMDPGSIGFDSSEPQIQLYFLLGLVYAAVTPFLLPFILIFFGFAYIVYRHQIINVYNQEYESAAAFWPSVHGRIITALIISQLLLLGLLSTKGAGQSTPVLLVLPVVTFYFHKYCKNRYEPTFVKCPLQEAMKKDTLERAREPGFDLKGYLMNAYIHPVFKVDDDDEKFSIAGEPEAEQVLVATKRQSRRNTPVPSKYNGSESPSLHEIVNDQRL